Proteins encoded in a region of the Gulosibacter sediminis genome:
- a CDS encoding SDR family NAD(P)-dependent oxidoreductase, with amino-acid sequence MDVTDQVAVVTGGASGLGLATAKRLRDRGARVLVVDLPGTPATDALAAEPGIAFADADVRDEQQVAAALDAAAELGDLRVVVNCAGVAEALKVVSKHGPHPLDRFERVLAINVVGTFNVIRLATERMLRLDPLGEERGVVVNTASVAAFDGQIGQAAYSASKGAIHAMTLPIARELAEYQIRVDTIAPGTFDTPLLAALPEAARESLGKQVPHPARLGRPEEFALLVTQIIDNPMLNGETIRLDGAIRMAAR; translated from the coding sequence ATGGACGTCACTGACCAGGTAGCGGTCGTCACCGGGGGCGCCTCGGGCCTTGGCCTCGCCACCGCGAAACGGCTGCGCGACCGCGGCGCGCGGGTGCTCGTCGTCGACCTGCCGGGCACGCCGGCGACCGACGCCCTCGCTGCCGAGCCGGGCATCGCCTTCGCCGACGCGGATGTGCGCGACGAGCAGCAGGTCGCGGCCGCCCTCGACGCCGCGGCCGAGCTCGGCGACCTCCGCGTCGTCGTCAACTGCGCCGGCGTTGCCGAGGCCCTCAAGGTCGTCTCGAAGCACGGCCCGCACCCGCTCGACCGCTTCGAGCGCGTGCTTGCGATCAACGTCGTCGGCACGTTCAACGTGATTCGGCTCGCGACCGAGCGGATGCTCCGCCTCGACCCGCTCGGCGAAGAGCGCGGCGTCGTGGTCAATACTGCGTCGGTCGCCGCCTTCGACGGGCAGATCGGCCAGGCCGCCTATTCGGCGTCGAAGGGCGCGATTCACGCGATGACGCTGCCGATCGCGCGCGAGCTCGCCGAATATCAGATCCGCGTCGACACGATCGCCCCGGGCACGTTCGACACGCCCCTGCTCGCGGCGCTGCCCGAGGCGGCGCGCGAGTCGCTCGGCAAGCAGGTACCGCATCCGGCCCGGCTCGGCCGCCCCGAAGAGTTCGCGCTCCTCGTTACCCAGATCATTGACAACCCCATGCTCAACGGCGAGACGATTCGGCTCGACGGAGCGATTCGAATGGCTGCGAGGTAA
- a CDS encoding heavy metal translocating P-type ATPase, with protein MKHADHSSHEGHDAHAGHDMHAGHDMHAGHGGHAGHGDHVGQFRRLFWLMLVIAIPVVAASAMFASIIGYELPDVAWLAWVSPVLGTVMYVWGGRPFLTGAVSEIRSRKPGMMLLIGLAITVAFLASWGASLGLLHHELDFWWELALLIVIMLLGHWVEMRSLAQTTSALDSLAALLPDEAERVVGDTTETVSPAELAVGDVVLVRPGATVPADGEIVDGAAAMNEAMVTGESTTQRRGVGDHVVAGTVATDSALRIRVTATGDDTTLAGIQKLVSDAQASSSRAQRIADTAAGWLFWFALGAAAITAVAWSLVGLPDEAVVRTITVLVIACPHALGLAIPLVVSIATERAARGGVLVKDRLALESMRSVNAVLFDKTGTLTKGEPTVTDIEPTSGLEADAVLAFAAAAESDSEHPLARAIVGAAEHRGLALASATDFSSSPAVGVRASVEGRTIEVGGPYLLEQHGLAEAAPAAAWHAEGAILLHVLADGEIIGALRLADEVRSESRDAVAALHAQGVELVMITGDAQAVAESVAAELSMDRVFAGVRPEDKSAKVAELQREGKRVAMVGDGVNDAPALAQADVGIAIGAGTDVAIASAGVVLASSDPRSVLSVIELSRASYRKMRQNLWWAAGYNLISVPLAAGVLAPIGFVLPMSVGAILMSLSTIVVALNAQLLRRLDLTPEASARRMRAGS; from the coding sequence GTGAAGCACGCCGATCACTCGAGCCACGAGGGACACGACGCACACGCTGGACACGACATGCACGCCGGTCACGACATGCACGCCGGACACGGCGGTCATGCAGGCCACGGCGATCACGTCGGCCAATTCCGCCGCCTCTTCTGGCTCATGCTCGTCATCGCAATCCCGGTCGTCGCAGCCAGCGCCATGTTCGCGAGCATCATTGGCTACGAGTTGCCCGACGTGGCCTGGCTCGCGTGGGTCTCGCCAGTGCTCGGCACGGTCATGTACGTGTGGGGCGGCCGCCCGTTCCTCACCGGCGCGGTGAGTGAGATCCGCAGCCGTAAGCCGGGCATGATGCTCCTCATCGGCCTTGCGATCACGGTCGCGTTCCTCGCTTCGTGGGGCGCGAGCCTCGGACTGCTCCACCACGAGCTCGACTTCTGGTGGGAGCTCGCGCTGCTCATCGTGATCATGCTGCTCGGCCACTGGGTCGAGATGCGCTCGCTCGCGCAAACCACCTCGGCCCTCGACTCGCTCGCGGCGCTCCTCCCCGACGAGGCCGAGCGCGTCGTCGGCGACACGACCGAGACGGTCTCCCCCGCCGAGCTTGCCGTCGGCGACGTTGTGCTCGTGCGCCCCGGCGCGACCGTGCCGGCCGACGGCGAGATCGTCGACGGCGCCGCCGCGATGAACGAGGCGATGGTCACCGGCGAGTCCACGACCCAGCGCCGAGGCGTCGGTGACCACGTCGTCGCCGGTACCGTCGCGACCGACTCGGCCCTGCGCATCCGCGTCACCGCCACCGGCGACGACACGACGCTGGCGGGCATCCAGAAGCTCGTGTCCGACGCGCAGGCCTCGTCTTCGCGCGCGCAGCGCATCGCCGACACGGCGGCCGGCTGGCTGTTCTGGTTTGCCCTCGGCGCCGCGGCCATCACCGCGGTCGCCTGGTCACTCGTCGGCCTGCCCGACGAGGCGGTCGTGCGCACCATCACCGTGCTCGTCATCGCCTGCCCGCACGCGCTCGGCCTCGCGATTCCGCTTGTCGTGTCGATCGCGACCGAGCGCGCGGCCCGCGGCGGCGTGCTCGTCAAGGACCGCCTCGCACTCGAGTCGATGCGCTCGGTCAACGCCGTGCTCTTCGACAAGACCGGCACCCTCACGAAGGGCGAGCCGACCGTCACCGACATCGAGCCCACCTCGGGCCTCGAGGCGGATGCGGTGCTCGCGTTCGCGGCCGCCGCCGAGTCCGACAGCGAGCACCCGCTCGCCCGCGCGATCGTCGGCGCAGCCGAGCACCGCGGCCTCGCGCTCGCGAGCGCCACCGACTTCTCGAGCTCGCCCGCGGTCGGCGTGCGCGCATCCGTCGAGGGCCGCACCATCGAGGTCGGCGGCCCGTACCTGCTCGAGCAGCATGGACTCGCCGAGGCTGCCCCGGCCGCGGCCTGGCACGCCGAGGGCGCCATCTTGCTCCACGTACTCGCCGACGGCGAGATCATCGGCGCGCTGCGGCTCGCCGACGAGGTTCGTTCCGAGTCACGCGACGCCGTGGCCGCCCTGCACGCGCAGGGGGTCGAGCTCGTCATGATCACCGGCGACGCCCAGGCCGTCGCCGAATCTGTCGCGGCCGAGCTCAGCATGGACCGCGTATTCGCGGGTGTGCGCCCCGAGGACAAGTCGGCGAAGGTCGCCGAGTTGCAGCGCGAAGGCAAGCGCGTCGCAATGGTCGGCGACGGCGTCAACGACGCCCCGGCCCTCGCCCAGGCCGACGTCGGCATCGCGATCGGCGCCGGCACCGACGTTGCCATCGCCTCGGCTGGCGTCGTGCTCGCGTCGAGCGATCCCCGCTCGGTACTCTCGGTGATCGAACTGTCGCGTGCGAGCTACCGCAAGATGCGCCAGAACCTCTGGTGGGCGGCTGGCTACAACCTCATCTCGGTGCCGCTCGCCGCGGGCGTCCTCGCACCGATCGGCTTCGTGCTGCCGATGAGCGTCGGCGCGATCCTCATGTCGCTGTCGACGATCGTGGTCGCGCTCAACGCGCAGCTGCTGCGCCGCCTCGACCTGACGCCCGAGGCGAGCGCGAGGCGGATGCGCGCCGGCAGCTAG
- a CDS encoding acyl-CoA dehydrogenase family protein: MRSTFYDDDHQEFRELVRDFIAREITPNYARWEADGGLPLELYPKMGETGLVGLAIPEQYGGMGLDDYRFRMVINEELSRAQAPSVNAAFGVHDDIVIAYLLDLATDEQRERWLPGMADGTRLSAVAMTEPGAGSDLQGIRTHAERDGDDWVLNGSKTFITNGVNASLVLVFARTDPDAGSHGYSLFVVENGMPGFEHGRKLDKVGLHSQDTAELFFSDVRVPAANLLGEAGQGLIYLLERLPRERISIGAAALASAETAYDWGREYVFNRSAFGQTIGDLATVRFTLAELETEIDITRAYVERCILALNDGELTTVEASKAKWWATELEQRVITRSLQLHGGYGFMEEYPIARAFRDSRVQSIYGGTTEIMKEIIGRDIAKRSR; this comes from the coding sequence ATGCGTTCCACGTTCTATGACGATGACCACCAGGAGTTTCGCGAGCTGGTGCGCGACTTCATCGCGCGCGAGATCACGCCGAACTACGCGCGGTGGGAGGCCGACGGTGGGCTGCCGCTCGAGCTCTACCCGAAGATGGGCGAGACCGGGCTCGTCGGCCTCGCGATTCCCGAGCAGTACGGCGGCATGGGCCTCGACGATTACCGCTTCCGCATGGTCATCAACGAGGAGCTCTCGCGGGCGCAGGCTCCGAGCGTCAACGCGGCCTTCGGCGTGCACGACGACATCGTCATCGCCTACTTGCTCGACCTCGCGACCGATGAGCAGCGCGAGCGCTGGCTGCCCGGCATGGCCGACGGCACGCGACTCAGCGCCGTGGCCATGACCGAGCCCGGCGCCGGCAGCGATCTGCAGGGTATCCGCACCCACGCCGAGCGCGACGGCGACGACTGGGTGCTCAACGGCTCGAAGACGTTCATCACGAACGGCGTGAACGCGTCGCTCGTGCTCGTGTTCGCCCGCACCGACCCCGACGCGGGCTCGCACGGCTACTCGCTTTTCGTGGTCGAGAACGGCATGCCCGGCTTCGAGCACGGCCGCAAGCTCGACAAGGTCGGCCTCCACTCACAAGACACGGCCGAGCTGTTCTTCAGCGACGTTCGGGTGCCCGCCGCAAACCTCCTCGGCGAGGCCGGGCAGGGTCTCATCTATTTGCTCGAGCGGCTCCCCCGCGAGCGCATCTCGATCGGCGCGGCGGCGCTCGCCTCGGCCGAAACGGCCTACGACTGGGGCCGCGAGTACGTGTTCAACCGCAGCGCGTTCGGCCAGACCATCGGTGACCTTGCCACGGTGCGATTCACCCTCGCCGAGCTCGAGACCGAGATCGACATCACGCGCGCGTACGTCGAGCGCTGCATCCTCGCGCTCAACGACGGCGAGCTCACGACGGTCGAGGCATCGAAGGCGAAGTGGTGGGCGACCGAGCTCGAGCAGCGCGTTATCACCCGCAGCCTACAGTTGCACGGCGGCTACGGCTTCATGGAGGAATACCCGATCGCGCGGGCCTTCCGCGACTCGCGCGTGCAGTCGATCTACGGCGGCACGACCGAGATCATGAAAGAGATCATCGGCCGCGACATCGCGAAGCGCTCGCGCTAG
- a CDS encoding excinuclease ABC subunit UvrA: MGTNRQPSVIEVRGARVHNLKNVDVDVPLDRLVAIAGVSGSGKSSLAMGVLYAEGSRRYIEALSTYTRRRMGQATRADVDRVSHVPAALALRQRPGVPGVRSTFGTSTELLNVLRLMFSRLASHVCPNGHRNPPTLAVAAEQPIACETCGVEFEAPGAEALAFNSAGACPTCEGIGTVRQVDDATLIRDEALTIDEGAVLPWQTFGFNVQPQIAREFGVRTDVPWRELADWEREIVLDGPEEKKHITVTSKKGVHDLDFTFRNARLTVTKELERAADEKRLARVRRFLVESVCPACHGTRLSPMALAPTIDGQNLAEVTALALHDTVEWAGRLAEQVPPEMRPMATNLADTLIPMARRLLELGLGYLSLDRAGSTLSTGERQRVQLARAVRNETTGVLYVLDEPSIGLHPSNLEGLLGVIDDLLDGGNSVVLVDHDVAVLRHADHLIEIGPDSGRGGGAVVAQGTVDEVAGVSESRIGGFLAGREEIVVRPRVAGAETFAFGSIRLQTTPVHTVEALDVAIPVGRLTAVTGVSGSGKTTLVLESLAPALSAGDGALPEHVASIEPATIERVNVVDATPIGQNVRSTVATYSGVLDELRKAYAKVDGAKAAGLKASDFSYNTGSLRCPRCDGTGQISLDVQFLPDIDIVCPDCDGTRYGPEADAFERGAGELAISLPKLLRLTVDEAVAFIDDLPRAATRMARLRDVGLGYLTLGESTPALSGGEAQRLKLVSELDRSQRHTLFVFDEPTVGLHPLDVRVLIGVLQRLVDQGGTVVVIEHDLDLIANADYLIDMGPGGGIDGGRVVATGTPAEVAASPASATAPYLSPLLP; this comes from the coding sequence ATGGGAACAAATCGTCAACCGTCGGTAATCGAGGTGCGCGGCGCGCGCGTGCACAACCTCAAGAACGTCGACGTTGATGTGCCGCTCGACCGTCTCGTTGCGATCGCCGGCGTTTCGGGCTCGGGCAAGTCGTCGCTTGCGATGGGCGTGCTCTATGCCGAGGGCTCGCGCCGCTACATCGAGGCACTGTCGACCTACACGCGCCGGCGCATGGGGCAGGCGACGCGCGCCGACGTCGACCGCGTGTCGCACGTGCCCGCCGCGCTCGCCCTGCGGCAACGGCCGGGTGTGCCGGGTGTGCGGTCGACGTTTGGCACCTCGACCGAACTGCTCAACGTGCTGCGGCTCATGTTCTCTCGCCTCGCATCCCATGTCTGCCCGAACGGGCACCGCAACCCGCCGACGCTCGCCGTCGCGGCCGAACAACCGATTGCGTGCGAGACGTGCGGCGTCGAGTTTGAAGCGCCGGGAGCCGAGGCGCTCGCGTTCAATTCGGCGGGCGCCTGCCCGACGTGCGAGGGCATCGGCACGGTGCGGCAGGTCGACGACGCGACGCTGATTCGCGACGAAGCCCTCACCATCGACGAGGGGGCCGTGCTGCCGTGGCAGACGTTCGGGTTCAACGTGCAGCCGCAGATCGCACGCGAGTTTGGTGTGCGCACCGACGTGCCGTGGCGCGAGCTCGCAGATTGGGAGCGCGAGATCGTGCTCGACGGGCCCGAAGAGAAGAAGCACATCACCGTCACGTCGAAGAAGGGGGTGCACGACCTCGACTTCACGTTCCGCAACGCGCGGCTTACCGTCACGAAAGAGCTCGAGCGTGCCGCCGACGAGAAGCGACTCGCGCGGGTGCGTCGGTTTCTCGTCGAGTCGGTGTGCCCAGCCTGCCACGGCACGCGGCTGTCGCCGATGGCGCTCGCGCCCACAATCGACGGCCAGAACCTTGCCGAGGTGACGGCACTCGCGCTCCACGACACCGTGGAGTGGGCCGGGCGGCTCGCGGAGCAGGTGCCGCCCGAGATGCGACCGATGGCGACGAATCTCGCCGACACGCTCATTCCGATGGCTCGGCGCCTGCTCGAGCTCGGGCTCGGGTACCTCTCGCTCGACCGGGCGGGCTCGACGCTCTCGACTGGCGAGCGGCAGCGCGTGCAGCTGGCGAGGGCCGTGCGCAACGAGACGACTGGAGTCCTGTATGTGCTCGACGAGCCATCGATCGGGCTGCATCCGTCGAATCTCGAAGGACTGCTCGGGGTGATCGACGACCTGCTCGACGGCGGCAACTCGGTCGTGCTCGTCGACCACGACGTCGCCGTGCTGCGGCACGCCGACCACCTCATCGAGATCGGTCCCGATTCGGGGCGCGGCGGCGGAGCGGTTGTGGCGCAGGGCACGGTCGACGAGGTTGCCGGGGTGAGCGAGTCGCGGATCGGCGGCTTCCTCGCGGGCCGCGAGGAAATCGTGGTGCGCCCGCGCGTGGCCGGGGCCGAGACGTTTGCGTTCGGGAGCATCCGGCTGCAGACGACGCCGGTGCATACCGTCGAGGCGCTCGATGTCGCGATTCCGGTGGGCCGGCTCACCGCGGTGACGGGCGTTTCAGGCTCGGGCAAGACGACCCTCGTGCTCGAGAGCTTGGCGCCGGCGCTGTCTGCGGGTGACGGCGCGCTGCCCGAGCACGTCGCGTCGATCGAACCGGCGACGATCGAGCGGGTGAATGTCGTCGACGCGACGCCGATCGGGCAGAACGTGCGCTCGACCGTGGCGACGTATTCGGGCGTGCTCGATGAACTGCGCAAGGCGTATGCCAAGGTCGACGGCGCGAAGGCGGCGGGCCTCAAGGCGAGCGACTTCTCGTACAACACGGGCTCGCTGCGCTGCCCGCGCTGCGACGGCACGGGGCAGATCTCGCTCGACGTGCAGTTCCTACCCGACATCGACATTGTGTGCCCCGACTGCGATGGCACGCGGTACGGGCCCGAGGCCGACGCGTTCGAGCGCGGCGCCGGAGAGCTGGCGATTTCGCTGCCGAAGCTGCTGCGTTTGACTGTCGACGAGGCCGTGGCGTTCATCGACGACCTGCCGCGCGCTGCGACGCGCATGGCGCGGCTGCGAGATGTGGGGCTTGGGTATCTGACGTTGGGGGAGTCGACGCCCGCGCTCTCGGGCGGCGAGGCGCAGCGACTCAAGCTCGTGTCGGAGCTCGATCGCAGCCAGCGCCACACGCTCTTCGTGTTCGACGAGCCGACCGTCGGCCTGCATCCGCTCGACGTGCGGGTGCTTATTGGTGTGCTGCAGCGCCTCGTCGACCAGGGTGGCACCGTGGTCGTCATCGAGCATGACCTCGACCTCATCGCGAACGCCGACTACCTCATCGACATGGGCCCGGGCGGCGGCATCGACGGCGGTCGC
- a CDS encoding enoyl-CoA hydratase-related protein translates to MPQYDLILTETRNRVGYITLNRPEALNALNLQLSGEIIEAALAYDADPEIGAIVITGSERAFAAGADILEMADRSYASMFLNGPFARWDAFTAMRTPVIAAVAGFALGGGCELAMMCDIILAADTAKFGQPEINLGVIPGMGGSQRLPAAIGKYKAAEMLFTARVMHADEADRAGLVSRVVPAAELLDEATKVAETIAAKSLPVIYAMKNALRVSQDSGITDGVRYEQQAFTSGFSLHDQKEGMAAFREKRDPEFRGE, encoded by the coding sequence GTGCCGCAGTACGACCTCATCCTCACCGAAACCCGCAACCGCGTCGGCTACATCACGCTGAACCGGCCCGAGGCGCTCAACGCGCTCAACCTGCAGCTCAGCGGCGAGATCATCGAGGCCGCGCTCGCCTACGATGCCGACCCCGAGATCGGCGCCATCGTCATCACGGGCTCGGAACGTGCCTTCGCCGCCGGCGCCGACATTCTCGAGATGGCCGACCGCAGCTACGCGAGCATGTTCCTCAACGGCCCGTTCGCTCGCTGGGACGCCTTCACCGCGATGCGCACGCCCGTCATCGCCGCCGTCGCGGGCTTCGCGCTCGGCGGCGGCTGCGAGCTGGCGATGATGTGCGACATCATCCTCGCCGCCGACACCGCGAAGTTCGGCCAGCCCGAGATCAATCTCGGCGTGATTCCCGGCATGGGCGGCTCGCAGCGCCTGCCCGCCGCGATCGGCAAGTACAAGGCCGCCGAGATGCTGTTCACGGCGCGCGTCATGCACGCCGATGAGGCCGACCGCGCGGGCCTCGTCTCGCGCGTCGTGCCGGCCGCCGAACTGCTCGACGAGGCGACCAAGGTGGCCGAGACGATCGCCGCAAAGTCGCTGCCCGTCATCTACGCCATGAAAAACGCGCTGCGCGTCTCGCAGGACTCCGGCATCACCGACGGCGTGCGCTACGAGCAGCAGGCGTTCACCTCGGGGTTCTCGCTGCACGACCAGAAGGAGGGCATGGCTGCCTTCCGCGAGAAGCGCGACCCGGAGTTCCGCGGCGAGTAG
- a CDS encoding ASCH domain-containing protein, producing the protein MTTPAEYWRQVRDVKPELPEAVPEAWAFGATPAHADELLALVLAGTKTSTASSLWDFEATGEAMPREGEHSILLDGVGEPRAVIETTQVRIRPFDEVDARHAHAEGEGDRTLAHWRAVHERFWREYSENPRGFEPDMPVVCEAFVLVYS; encoded by the coding sequence ATGACAACACCCGCCGAGTACTGGCGCCAGGTGCGCGACGTGAAGCCCGAGCTGCCGGAAGCGGTGCCCGAAGCGTGGGCCTTCGGCGCGACCCCGGCGCACGCCGACGAGCTGCTCGCGTTGGTGCTCGCCGGCACGAAGACCTCGACGGCCTCGTCGCTCTGGGACTTCGAGGCGACCGGCGAGGCCATGCCCCGCGAGGGCGAGCACAGCATCCTGCTCGACGGGGTGGGCGAGCCCCGCGCGGTCATCGAGACGACGCAGGTGCGCATCCGCCCCTTTGACGAGGTGGATGCGCGCCACGCGCACGCCGAGGGTGAGGGCGACCGCACGCTCGCGCACTGGCGCGCGGTGCACGAGCGGTTCTGGCGCGAATACTCCGAGAACCCGCGCGGGTTCGAGCCCGATATGCCGGTCGTGTGCGAGGCGTTCGTGCTCGTGTATTCGTGA